Proteins encoded by one window of Manis pentadactyla isolate mManPen7 chromosome X, mManPen7.hap1, whole genome shotgun sequence:
- the GPRASP2 gene encoding G-protein coupled receptor-associated sorting protein 2, translating to MAGAEIETGTQAKTEKKAGEEAGDGAERENEVPMVVRPKVRTQAQVMSGARPKTDSKAMPSARPKTEAKAMPGARPKIDSQAMAGARPKPDSHAVAGARPKTECQSVAGARPKTEARAVGGARPKIEAKAIPGVRPKDEAQAWAQSEFGTEAMGQTEGVSQTSVVTWPLVSTESGSIAKPMALSVDRELVSVDTETFPGSQVQTGIQPWFGSGEESNMRSWCYPRPRAREEASNESGFWSADETSTVSSFWAGEETSIIRSWPREEANTRSRHRAKHQPNPRSRPRSKQDPYLDSWSGSEEESGNSFCLWTGGNTNNLFRPRVRDEANNKSKLRTKREDFFESESEDEYYKEFWFLPGEEANSRLRPRNKEEPNSILKPRAQKDVSNGDRVKQDPRFEEEVIIGSWFWAEKEVGMEAGASAICESRPEAEEGAIGGSLYWTEEKSNLGAVAREEARPESEEEAIFGSWFWDRDEACFDLNPNPVYKAGSRFRDSDEEELNPSRPQTWEEVTVEFKPGLCHGVGFPSPSPFRIPEEAVSVFSEMFEGKPKNVELSPEGEEQESLLQSNQPEPDFPFQYDPSYRSVREIREHLKVRESAEPESWSCSCVQCELKIGSEEFEELLLLMDKIRDPFIHEISKIAMGMRSASQFTRDFIRDSGVVSLIETLLNYPSSRVRTSFLENMIHMAPPYPNLNMIETFICQVCEETLAHSVGSPEQLLGLRMLRHLTTTTDYHTLVANFMSGFLSLLATGNARTKFHVLKMLLNLSENPVVAKKLFSAKALSIFVGLFNIEETNDNIQIVIKMFQNISNIIKNGTMSLIDDDFSLDPLISAFHEFEKLAKEIQVQIDNQNDPDVGQQS from the coding sequence ATGGCTGGGGCTGAGATTGAGACTGGCACCCAGGCCAAGACTGAAAAGAAGGCTGGAGAAGAGGCTGGGGATGgggctgaaagagaaaatgaagttcCAATGGTGGTCAGACCCAAGGTTAGGACCCAGGCCCAGGTAATGTCTGGGGCAAGGCCCAAAACTGACTCCAAGGCTATGCCTAGTGCAAGGCCCAAAACTGAAGCCAAGGCTATGCCTGGGGCGAGGCCCAAAATTGATTCCCAGGCAATGGCTGGGGCAAGGCCAAAACCTGATTCTCATGCAGTGGCTGGGGCAAGGCCCAAAACCGAATGCCAGTCAGTGGCTGGGGCAAGGCCTAAAACTGAGGCCAGGGCAGTAGGTGGGGCACGTCCTAAGATTGAGGCCAAGGCAATCCCTGGGGTAAGGCCCAAGGATGAAGCCCAGGCTTGGGCCCAGAGTGAGTTTGGCACTGAGGCAATGGGTCAAACAGAGGGTGTGTCCCAGACCAGTGTTGTAACCTGGCCACTGGTTAGTACTGAGTCTGGGTCAATTGCTAAACCTATGGCTCTGTCTGTGGATAGGGAACTGGTCAGTGTGGATACTGAGACCTTTCCTGGCTCCCAGGTTCAGACAGGAATCCAACCTTGGTTTGGATCAGGAGAGGAAAGTAATATGAGATCTTGGTGCTATCCCAGGCCCAGAGCCAGAGAGGAGGCCTCTAATGAGTCTGGGTTCTGGTCAGCAGATGAGACCTCTACAGTGTCATCTTTCTGGGCTGGAGAAGAGACCAGTATCATCAGATCATGGCCACGGGAGGAGGCCAATACCAGGTCCAGGCACAGGGCTAAACATCAGCCTAACCCCAGGTCCAGGCCCAGATCAAAGCAAGATCCCTATCTTGATTCTTGGTCTGGGTCTGAGGAGGAGTCTGGCAACTCATTCTGCCTGTGGACTGGAGGAAATACCAATAACTTGTTCAGACCCAGAGTCAGGGATGAAGCAAATAATAAGTCCAAGCTCAGAACAAAGAGAGAGGACTTTTTTGAATCTGAGTCTGAAGATGAGTACTATAAGGAGTTCTGGTTTTTACCTGGAGAAGAGGCAAATAGTAGACTCAGGCCCAGAAACAAGGAAGAGCCTAATAGTATCTTGAAACCCAGGGCCCAGAAAGATGTTAGTAATGGTGATAGGGTCAAACAAGATCCCAGGTTTGAGGAGGAGGTCATTATTGGGTCCTGGTTCTGGGCAGAGAAAGAGGTCGGTATGGAGGCTGGGGCTTCAGCTATCTGTGAATCCAGACCAGAGGCTGAGGAGGGTGCCATTGGTGGATCTTTGTACTGGACTGAAGAAAAGTCCAATTTGGGGGCTGTGGCCAGAGAAGAGGCCAGACCAGAGTCTGAAGAAGAGGCCATATTTGGGTCTTGGTTCTGGGACAGGGATGAGGCCTGCTTTGACCTAAATCCCAATCCTGTGTACAAGGCTGGTTCTAGGTTCAGAGATTCAGATGAGGAGGAACTTAATCCATCCAGGCCCCAAACCTGGGAAGAGGTTACTGTTGAATTCAAACCCGGTCTTTGTCATGGAGTTGGCTTCCCATCCCCAAGCCCCTTTAGAATTCCTGAAGAAGCAGTGTCTGTATTCTCTGAAATGTTTGAGGGAAAGCCCAAGAATGTGGAGCTTTCCCCAGAAGGGGAAGAGCAGGAGTCTTTGCTTCAGTCCAATCAGCCTGAGCCTGATTTCCCATTTCAGTATGATCCATCCTACCGGTCAGTCAGGGAAATTCGGGAGCATCTTAAGGTCAGGGAGAGTGCAGAACCTGAGAGTTGGTCCTGCAGCTGCGTACAGTGTGAGCTTAAAATTGGTTCTGAAGAGTTTGAAGAACTCCTTCTATTAATGGACAAAATTCGAGATCCTTTTATTCATGAAATATCTAAAATTGCGATGGGTATGAGAAGTGCTTCTCAGTTTACCCGAGATTTCATTCGGGATTCAGGTGTTGTCTCACTTATTGAAACCTTGCTCAATTATCCTTCTTCTCGAGTTAGGACAAGTTTTTTGGAAAATATGATTCACATGGCTCCACCTTATCCAAATCTAAACATGATTGAGACGTTCATATGTCAAGTGTGTGAGGAAACCCTTGCTCATAGTGTGGGTTCCCCTGAGCAGCTGCTTGGATTAAGGATGCTCAGACACCTCACTACAACTACTGACTATCACACACTGGTTGCCAATTTTATGTCTGGGTTTCTCTCCTTATTAGCCACAGGCAACGCAAGAACAAAATTTCATGTTCTGAAAATGTTATTGAATTTGTCTGAAAATCCTGTTGTGGCAAAAAAACTATTCAGTGCCAAAGCTCTGTCGATATTTGTGGGTCTCTTTAACATAGAAGAGACAAATGATAATATTCAAATTGTTATTAAAATGTTTCAGAATATCAGTAATATTATAAAAAATGGAACAATGTCCTTAATTGACGACGATTTCAGTCTTGATCCACTTATTTCTGCATTCCATGAATTTGAGAAGTTAGCTAAGGAAATACAAGTTCAGATAGACAATCAAAATGATCCTGACGTGGGACAACAAAGCTAA